The Rhizobium etli 8C-3 genome has a segment encoding these proteins:
- a CDS encoding 5-deoxy-glucuronate isomerase → MPELISRSEIRARPLVDQSSATLELIYFDLLKLSGGRQERRRLPAHESLYVVLSGRVDIEVDGIRFEAVGQRADIWSGDADCVYAPVDADVVVTATSGNAEIAVAGGICERRYAAFRVTPQEVDAVNVGSFETHSQRRIAHLLGQRQNGRCGHLLVSELYAGDGCWSGYPPHKHDTECGDVESRHEELYHYRFLPETGFGGQIVYEENGPVETFMTRSGDTFLLDRGYHPTVTSPGHRSYIFTILVGKHRRGLIQRFDPKHEHLTGVIPGIDAMRAKFK, encoded by the coding sequence ATGCCAGAACTCATTTCCCGTAGCGAGATCCGCGCCCGCCCGCTCGTCGACCAGTCGTCGGCTACCCTGGAGCTCATTTATTTCGACCTTCTCAAGCTTTCTGGCGGCCGTCAGGAGCGAAGACGGCTGCCGGCGCATGAAAGCCTTTATGTCGTGCTCTCAGGTAGGGTCGACATCGAGGTCGACGGCATTCGCTTCGAAGCGGTCGGCCAACGCGCCGACATCTGGTCAGGTGACGCCGATTGCGTTTATGCGCCCGTCGACGCAGACGTCGTTGTCACGGCAACAAGCGGGAATGCCGAGATCGCCGTGGCCGGTGGGATCTGCGAGAGGCGCTATGCAGCTTTTCGCGTCACGCCTCAAGAGGTCGACGCGGTCAATGTCGGCTCCTTCGAGACCCATAGTCAGCGCCGCATAGCCCATCTGCTCGGTCAACGCCAGAACGGGCGCTGTGGTCATCTCCTGGTGAGCGAACTCTACGCCGGCGACGGTTGCTGGTCAGGCTACCCGCCCCACAAGCACGACACCGAGTGCGGCGATGTCGAAAGTCGTCACGAAGAGCTCTACCATTACCGCTTCCTGCCGGAGACCGGTTTCGGTGGACAGATCGTCTATGAAGAGAACGGGCCGGTCGAGACATTCATGACCCGCAGCGGCGACACGTTCCTGCTCGACCGCGGCTATCATCCGACGGTTACGTCGCCCGGACACCGCAGCTACATCTTCACCATCCTCGTCGGCAAGCATCGCCGTGGTCTTATCCAGCGCTTCGACCCGAAGCATGAGCACCTGACCGGGGTCATTCCAGGCATCGACGCAATGCGCGCCAAATTCAAATAG
- a CDS encoding ABC transporter ATP-binding protein, whose amino-acid sequence MTADTPRRQNALLELHDLKMHFPIHRGAFRRVVGHIKAVDGVSLSVDSGETLGIVGESGCGKSTLARTILRVYRPTAGEIAYTGRSGAPIDLARLSGPGLKEIHRDIRVVFQDPQSSLNPRMRVIDIIGEVLKVNGIATGSELVDRVAELLRSVGLRPEFMRRYPHAFSGGERQRISIARALAPEPRLVIADEAVSALDVSVQAQTINLLQDLQERFGLTYLFVAHDLSVVRHISDNVAVMYMGKVVEKAPTNAIFASPRHPYTEALLSAVPIPDPRLRRRGRRIRLAGEVADPANPPSGCPFHPRCRYVTDLCKSHVPPLRPVKTDDHSVACHHAETLKLTPFDEHPLAELH is encoded by the coding sequence ATGACGGCCGACACACCCCGGCGACAGAACGCGCTGCTCGAGTTGCACGATCTCAAAATGCATTTCCCCATCCATCGAGGTGCATTCCGACGGGTCGTCGGTCATATCAAGGCCGTTGACGGCGTGTCTCTCAGCGTCGACAGTGGCGAGACGCTGGGCATCGTCGGCGAATCCGGTTGCGGAAAGTCGACGCTCGCGCGCACCATCCTGCGCGTCTACCGCCCGACGGCAGGCGAGATCGCCTATACCGGGCGCAGCGGTGCGCCCATCGATCTTGCGAGATTGTCCGGACCGGGGCTGAAAGAGATTCACCGCGATATCCGCGTCGTCTTTCAGGATCCGCAATCTTCGCTTAACCCGCGCATGCGCGTCATTGACATCATCGGCGAGGTGCTGAAGGTGAATGGCATCGCAACGGGCTCGGAACTGGTGGATCGGGTCGCCGAGCTGCTGCGCAGCGTCGGACTTCGCCCCGAATTCATGCGCCGCTATCCGCACGCCTTTTCCGGCGGAGAAAGGCAGCGCATCAGCATCGCCCGCGCGCTTGCGCCCGAACCGCGCCTGGTGATCGCCGACGAGGCTGTCTCGGCTCTGGATGTGAGCGTGCAGGCGCAGACCATCAACCTGTTGCAAGACCTGCAGGAGCGCTTCGGGCTGACTTACCTCTTCGTGGCGCATGACCTTTCGGTCGTGCGTCACATCTCCGACAACGTTGCGGTCATGTATATGGGGAAAGTCGTGGAAAAGGCGCCGACCAACGCCATTTTCGCCAGCCCTCGCCACCCTTATACCGAAGCCCTTCTTTCGGCCGTCCCCATCCCGGATCCAAGGCTGCGCCGCCGTGGCCGCCGCATCCGGCTTGCCGGCGAGGTGGCCGATCCGGCGAACCCTCCTTCAGGCTGTCCGTTCCACCCCCGCTGCCGCTACGTCACAGACCTCTGCAAGAGCCATGTACCGCCACTGCGGCCAGTCAAGACGGATGACCATTCCGTCGCTTGCCACCACGCCGAAACCTTGAAGCTCACGCCCTTCGACGAGCACCCACTTGCGGAGTTGCATTGA
- a CDS encoding ABC transporter ATP-binding protein — MLQIPMSTKPMPAKETDRSAAPDPLIEVDNLHTHFFGNAGLVRAVDGVSFSIPRGRTVCVVGESGSGKSITGRSILNQVPRGGRIVSGAIRYRPDAGKPPVDIVALDPRGKDMRAIRGAQIALISQEPMAALSPVHTIGNQMIEVIRLHLNMGRREAKEHAIETLSLVGIPRPRERMESYAFQFSGGMRQRVCIALALSCRPKLLIADEPTTALDVTTQANILDLLSTLQADFNLSVLFVTHDLGVVSEIADEVVVMYLGKVVEAGDVDTIFHAPAHPYTRALLQSVPRMHGGGTKRLPTIEGMVPSPLDRPQGCGFHPRCAMAVAGLCDRKAPEPVTISKGHVASCLLHGENR; from the coding sequence ATGCTGCAGATCCCTATGAGTACTAAACCCATGCCTGCCAAAGAGACAGACCGGAGCGCTGCGCCGGACCCGCTGATCGAGGTCGACAACCTTCACACCCATTTCTTCGGCAATGCGGGATTGGTGCGGGCGGTCGACGGCGTGTCTTTCTCGATCCCGCGCGGCAGGACGGTGTGCGTCGTGGGCGAATCCGGCTCCGGCAAGAGCATTACCGGGCGCTCGATCCTGAACCAGGTTCCGCGCGGCGGGCGCATTGTATCGGGCGCAATCCGCTACAGGCCAGACGCCGGCAAGCCGCCGGTGGACATTGTCGCGCTCGATCCACGCGGCAAGGATATGCGGGCGATTCGCGGCGCTCAGATCGCCCTGATCAGCCAGGAGCCGATGGCCGCGCTCTCGCCGGTCCACACGATTGGCAATCAGATGATCGAAGTCATTCGCCTGCATCTGAACATGGGCCGACGCGAAGCGAAAGAGCATGCGATCGAGACGCTGTCGCTTGTCGGCATTCCCCGCCCGAGGGAGCGGATGGAGAGCTACGCTTTCCAATTTTCCGGCGGCATGCGCCAGCGCGTCTGTATTGCACTTGCGCTTTCCTGTCGCCCAAAGCTCTTGATCGCCGACGAGCCGACCACGGCACTTGACGTGACGACGCAGGCCAACATCCTCGACCTGCTTTCGACGCTGCAGGCCGACTTCAATCTTTCGGTGCTGTTTGTCACCCACGACCTCGGCGTGGTGTCCGAGATCGCCGACGAGGTGGTCGTCATGTATCTGGGCAAGGTCGTCGAGGCCGGCGACGTCGACACCATCTTCCACGCGCCGGCACATCCCTACACCAGGGCGCTCCTGCAATCGGTTCCGCGAATGCATGGCGGTGGAACAAAGCGGCTCCCGACCATCGAGGGTATGGTGCCTTCGCCTTTGGACCGCCCGCAGGGATGCGGTTTTCACCCGCGCTGCGCAATGGCGGTGGCAGGGCTTTGCGACCGCAAGGCTCCCGAGCCGGTCACGATATCAAAAGGCCACGTTGCAAGCTGCCTTCTGCATGGAGAAAACCGATGA
- a CDS encoding ABC transporter permease, producing the protein MADQTVATAIPKIKPAKHANASAGQWRLIWWRFCQHRVALASGAVIVLVYLIAAFAEFLAPMSEQAYDPRFTYAPPQRLRFAGHDANGAFHMLYVNGYLAKVDPIALSRTYEPDPNTLIPVGFFVKGEPYRFWGLFETNRHLIGPFEPGQPFYLFGADRLGRDVLSRTIHGTRISMSVGLIGVTISLILGILLGGISGLYGGWVDDVIQRGIELLKSIPTIPLWMGLAAAVPISTDPIVVYLWITVILSLIGWTDMARVVRGRFLSLKSEDFVIAAELDGCSKMRIIWRHMVPSFMSHIIASVTLAIPTMILAETALSFLGIGLRPPVVSWGVLLQEAQNILAVSNAPWLFLPGLAVIITVLALNFLGDGIRDAADPYEY; encoded by the coding sequence ATGGCCGATCAAACCGTGGCAACGGCCATCCCAAAGATCAAGCCCGCCAAGCACGCAAACGCATCGGCAGGGCAATGGCGGCTGATCTGGTGGCGGTTTTGCCAGCACCGGGTGGCTTTGGCTTCGGGTGCCGTCATCGTGCTGGTCTATCTGATTGCCGCCTTTGCCGAGTTCCTGGCGCCGATGTCGGAGCAGGCTTATGATCCACGCTTCACCTATGCCCCGCCGCAACGGCTCAGGTTTGCGGGCCATGACGCCAACGGCGCGTTCCACATGCTCTATGTGAACGGCTACCTTGCCAAGGTCGACCCGATTGCGCTCAGCCGTACCTATGAACCTGATCCGAACACGCTCATCCCGGTGGGTTTCTTCGTCAAGGGCGAGCCCTACCGGTTCTGGGGCCTGTTCGAGACCAACCGCCACCTGATCGGTCCGTTCGAACCGGGTCAGCCTTTTTACCTGTTTGGTGCTGACCGGCTTGGCCGCGACGTGCTCAGCAGAACCATCCATGGAACCCGCATCTCGATGTCGGTGGGCCTGATCGGCGTGACCATCAGTCTGATCCTCGGTATTCTTTTAGGCGGCATATCGGGTCTTTACGGCGGTTGGGTGGATGATGTCATCCAGCGCGGCATCGAGCTTTTGAAGTCGATACCAACCATTCCGCTGTGGATGGGACTGGCGGCGGCCGTTCCGATCAGCACCGACCCGATCGTTGTCTACCTCTGGATCACCGTCATCCTGTCGCTGATCGGCTGGACTGACATGGCGCGCGTGGTGCGTGGGCGCTTCCTGTCGCTCAAGTCTGAGGATTTCGTGATTGCCGCAGAGCTCGACGGCTGTTCGAAGATGCGCATCATCTGGCGACACATGGTGCCGTCATTCATGAGCCATATCATCGCCTCGGTGACGCTGGCGATCCCTACCATGATCCTGGCCGAGACGGCACTGTCTTTCCTCGGCATCGGGCTCAGACCTCCGGTGGTGAGCTGGGGTGTCCTGCTGCAGGAGGCGCAGAACATCCTGGCTGTCTCTAACGCGCCCTGGCTGTTCCTGCCCGGACTGGCGGTGATCATCACGGTCCTTGCGCTCAACTTCCTTGGTGATGGAATTCGCGATGCTGCAGATCCCTATGAGTACTAA
- a CDS encoding ABC transporter permease yields the protein MAGFMIRRLLYMIPMMFVISIVTFIIIQLPPGDFLTALTARLASQNETIDPGVIAGLRERYGLDQPLVVQYWKWISGILLRGDFGQSFDWNKPVSELIWSRLNLTMVVSLITLIFVWAVAFPIGIYSAVRQYSVGDYIATFFGFLGLAIPSFLLALVLMYFSAHYFGLSIGGLFSPQYMNAAWSWGKLWDLMKHMWIPVIVLGTGATAALIRIMRANLLDELNKPYVDMARARGLSETRLLLKYPVRVALNPFVSTLGWVLPHLVSGAVVVSIVLSLPTTGPLLLSALFAQDMYLAGSIILLMSILTLIGTLISDLLLAWLDPRIRNG from the coding sequence ATGGCCGGATTCATGATCAGACGCCTGCTCTACATGATCCCGATGATGTTTGTGATTTCGATCGTCACCTTCATCATCATCCAGCTTCCGCCGGGCGATTTCCTGACCGCTTTGACCGCCCGGCTGGCGTCGCAGAACGAAACCATCGATCCCGGGGTGATCGCTGGCCTGCGCGAGCGCTATGGGCTCGACCAGCCGTTGGTCGTCCAATACTGGAAGTGGATCAGCGGCATTTTGCTGCGCGGCGATTTCGGGCAGTCCTTCGACTGGAACAAACCGGTCAGCGAGCTTATCTGGTCGCGCCTGAACCTGACGATGGTGGTTTCGCTCATCACGCTGATCTTCGTATGGGCGGTGGCATTCCCGATCGGCATCTATTCGGCCGTGCGGCAATATTCGGTGGGCGACTACATCGCCACCTTCTTCGGCTTCCTCGGCCTTGCCATTCCAAGCTTCCTGCTGGCGCTGGTGCTGATGTATTTCAGCGCTCACTATTTCGGGCTGAGCATCGGTGGACTGTTCTCGCCTCAATACATGAACGCCGCCTGGAGCTGGGGCAAGCTTTGGGATCTCATGAAGCATATGTGGATCCCCGTCATCGTGCTCGGCACCGGCGCGACGGCAGCCCTCATCCGCATCATGCGAGCAAACCTGCTGGACGAGCTCAACAAGCCCTATGTCGACATGGCACGCGCCCGCGGTCTCAGCGAGACCAGGCTCCTCCTGAAATATCCGGTGCGCGTGGCGCTCAATCCGTTCGTCTCAACGCTTGGCTGGGTGCTGCCGCACCTCGTCTCCGGTGCGGTCGTGGTGTCGATCGTGCTCAGCCTGCCGACAACCGGGCCGCTGCTGCTCAGCGCGCTTTTTGCCCAGGACATGTATCTGGCCGGCAGCATCATTCTGCTCATGAGCATCCTTACCCTCATCGGTACGCTGATCTCCGACCTGCTTCTTGCATGGCTCGATCCGCGCATCCGCAACGGTTGA
- a CDS encoding ABC transporter substrate-binding protein, producing MKLVKDLQRQAARAAVLALVVGAGWAGAAVAFQESPQLKALVDAGKLPPVDKRLPAKPLVLTPLQSVGSYGGTWRTATFGGGDSEIERSIGYTRLVRWNPEWTEVIPDIAESFEVNADATEYTFTLREGTRWSDGEPFSADDLIFWDEHVLRNKEITPSPPAWLTAGGEPVKVEKFGDYKVVFKFKAPNGLFLMNMATIRGADILAAAPAHYLKKFHKDFNPEGIAALVKQAGAADWAQLFNNKISFPGRWRDVGRPVLDAWMLTAPYVGTSQVVSERNPYYAKVDTAGNQLPYLDKVTIDVMEDTQAIILKAINGEIDMQNRFIETTDARPVIVQNQEKGGYRLFIARPAWSNALLITLNQTHKNKVLRKIFSDKNFRIGLSHAINREELNQLIYAGQSKPYQAAPREGSALYDEQMATQYLTYDVDLANRYLDKAGLTTRDGEGYRLGPDGRRVTFAIDVLTGSPIQSDALELIQRYWRKVGIDMQPRPTERSLIFARLQTNENDGIGWVGGGGYDFLGLLDPKWYFPHEYESSFATAWGLYYQNPNDPNAEEPSEEAKKQMDLYRKVQQSATLEQQLAAMKELLAITRDQFYIIGTNLEPDRVGIAKKNMRNVPDVIPSTSFYMIPGPVKPETFYYEN from the coding sequence ATGAAGCTCGTCAAAGATCTGCAACGGCAAGCCGCTCGTGCTGCCGTTCTCGCACTTGTTGTTGGCGCCGGCTGGGCCGGGGCTGCAGTCGCATTTCAGGAGTCTCCGCAGCTCAAGGCGCTCGTCGATGCGGGAAAATTGCCCCCTGTTGACAAGCGCCTCCCGGCAAAGCCCCTCGTACTCACGCCGCTCCAGTCGGTTGGCAGCTACGGCGGCACCTGGCGCACCGCCACTTTCGGCGGCGGCGACAGCGAGATCGAGCGCTCGATCGGCTATACCCGGCTTGTTCGCTGGAACCCCGAATGGACTGAGGTCATTCCCGATATCGCCGAGAGCTTCGAGGTCAATGCCGACGCCACGGAATACACGTTCACTCTGCGCGAAGGCACTCGCTGGTCGGACGGCGAACCTTTCAGCGCCGACGACCTGATCTTCTGGGACGAGCATGTCCTGCGCAACAAGGAAATCACGCCCTCGCCCCCGGCATGGCTGACGGCAGGCGGCGAGCCCGTCAAAGTCGAAAAGTTTGGTGACTACAAGGTCGTGTTCAAGTTCAAGGCGCCCAACGGCCTGTTCCTGATGAACATGGCCACCATCCGCGGCGCCGATATCCTTGCCGCTGCGCCGGCGCACTACCTCAAGAAATTCCACAAGGATTTCAATCCAGAAGGCATCGCTGCGCTGGTCAAGCAGGCCGGCGCTGCAGACTGGGCGCAGCTCTTCAACAACAAGATCTCGTTCCCGGGCCGCTGGCGTGACGTCGGCCGCCCGGTGCTCGACGCCTGGATGCTGACCGCCCCCTATGTCGGCACATCGCAGGTCGTGTCAGAGCGCAACCCTTACTATGCCAAGGTCGACACCGCCGGCAACCAGCTTCCCTATCTCGACAAGGTCACCATCGACGTGATGGAAGACACCCAGGCGATCATTCTGAAGGCGATCAATGGCGAGATCGATATGCAGAACCGTTTCATCGAGACCACGGATGCCCGCCCGGTCATCGTTCAGAACCAGGAAAAGGGCGGATACAGGCTTTTCATCGCGCGGCCGGCCTGGTCCAACGCCTTGCTTATCACACTGAACCAGACCCACAAGAACAAGGTGCTGCGCAAGATCTTCTCCGACAAAAACTTTCGCATCGGTCTCAGCCATGCGATCAACCGCGAGGAGCTCAACCAGCTCATCTACGCCGGCCAGTCGAAGCCATACCAGGCCGCTCCGCGTGAGGGCAGTGCGCTCTATGACGAGCAGATGGCGACCCAGTACCTCACGTATGACGTCGATCTTGCCAACCGGTATCTCGACAAGGCGGGACTGACCACCCGTGACGGCGAAGGATACAGACTGGGGCCGGACGGCAGGCGCGTCACCTTCGCCATTGACGTACTGACGGGCAGTCCGATCCAAAGCGACGCGCTCGAACTGATCCAGCGCTACTGGAGGAAGGTCGGCATCGATATGCAGCCGCGACCGACCGAGCGCTCGCTCATCTTCGCCCGTCTCCAGACCAATGAGAACGATGGCATCGGCTGGGTTGGCGGCGGAGGCTACGATTTTCTGGGACTGCTCGATCCCAAATGGTACTTCCCGCATGAATATGAATCGAGCTTCGCTACCGCCTGGGGTCTTTACTACCAGAACCCCAACGATCCGAATGCCGAGGAGCCGAGCGAGGAAGCCAAGAAGCAGATGGATCTGTACCGGAAGGTGCAGCAGAGCGCGACACTTGAGCAGCAGCTCGCGGCCATGAAGGAACTGCTCGCCATTACACGCGACCAATTCTACATCATCGGTACCAACCTCGAACCCGACCGCGTGGGCATCGCCAAGAAGAATATGCGCAACGTGCCCGACGTGATCCCGAGCACCTCTTTCTATATGATCCCCGGGCCGGTTAAGCCCGAGACCTTCTACTACGAAAACTGA
- a CDS encoding LacI family DNA-binding transcriptional regulator, whose translation MTRPKDFESKTTIADVARAAGVSPMTVSRVLNGHGGASAETSERVVSAASALNYRPNPFARGLRSDRSRTIGFLVPDITNPFFPEIIRGAEDAANAAGYNLLLSNVVESSKREAELIDAFLVHRVDGIIVCSARLPDAALHKALGPHRAAVLINREAPKDVAGTIMTDYEHGASQAVNHLVARGRRKIAIIAGPRNSYGGKCRLIGIGKTLAEHGLKAPEPVYCDPTVAGGRIAAEELLGTKPGFDALVCYNDLNAIGAMKACRAAGITVPHQMALVGFDDIPIAELMSPALTTLRVHKREMGEAAVELLLSRIVTKNRQHGVVIEPELMIRETT comes from the coding sequence TTGACCCGGCCAAAGGATTTCGAATCGAAGACCACCATCGCCGACGTGGCCCGCGCGGCGGGCGTGTCGCCGATGACCGTTTCACGCGTGCTGAACGGCCATGGCGGCGCCAGTGCCGAAACCAGCGAGCGCGTTGTCTCGGCTGCCAGCGCGCTGAACTACCGGCCCAATCCTTTCGCACGCGGGCTGCGGTCCGATCGATCGAGAACCATCGGATTTCTGGTTCCGGACATTACCAACCCGTTCTTCCCCGAGATCATCCGCGGTGCGGAAGACGCAGCCAATGCCGCCGGCTACAATCTGCTCTTGTCGAACGTCGTGGAAAGCAGCAAGCGCGAGGCCGAGTTGATCGATGCGTTCCTGGTGCATCGCGTCGATGGAATCATCGTGTGCAGCGCGCGCCTGCCAGACGCGGCGCTGCACAAGGCGCTCGGCCCACATCGCGCAGCGGTGCTCATCAACCGTGAGGCGCCGAAGGATGTCGCCGGGACCATAATGACCGACTATGAGCACGGGGCTTCGCAGGCGGTCAATCACCTCGTGGCACGTGGCCGGCGCAAGATTGCAATCATCGCCGGTCCTCGCAATTCCTATGGCGGTAAATGTCGTCTGATCGGCATCGGCAAGACCTTGGCCGAACACGGGCTGAAGGCGCCTGAGCCGGTCTACTGCGACCCAACGGTTGCCGGCGGGCGTATTGCAGCGGAAGAGCTGTTAGGCACCAAGCCAGGTTTCGACGCGCTGGTCTGCTACAACGATCTCAACGCCATCGGCGCCATGAAGGCCTGCCGGGCGGCGGGCATCACCGTGCCGCATCAAATGGCCCTGGTCGGCTTCGACGACATACCGATTGCCGAGCTGATGTCTCCGGCCTTGACGACCCTTCGCGTGCACAAGCGCGAGATGGGCGAAGCGGCGGTCGAACTGCTGCTCAGCCGTATCGTCACGAAGAACAGGCAGCACGGGGTCGTAATCGAACCGGAGCTCATGATCCGCGAGACGACCTGA
- a CDS encoding alpha-L-fucosidase — MNIETLPALTLPHEKKAWFVHDRFGLFVHWGLYSLPARHEWVKSREELSDADYQNYFDHFDPDLYDPRDWARRARAAGMKYVVLTSKHHEGFCLWDTKTTDYKVTNTPYGRDLLLPFVKAFRAEGLKIGFYYSLIDWHHPDFTIDPRHPQRNHPDAVKINEGRDIRRYAGVMREQVRELLTDFGPVDVMWFDFSYPQWKQGDLVGKGQKDWESETLVRLVRELAPDTIINNRLDLADLVPDIVTPEQYVPRAWPERDGKRMTWEACHTFSGSWGYHRDEDSWKSPEQLIQLLIGSVAMGGNLLMNVGPTARGTLDDRAKAALGAYEEWIALHGRSIYGCTQSEFLAPLDCRLTQNGSRLYIHLFNWPFRHLHFDALAGKIEYAQFLHDGSEVTWLKPSGNTLWKNSQFPVGEDAISFVLPVRRPSVTVPVIEVFLKT; from the coding sequence ATGAATATAGAGACCCTGCCAGCCCTGACGCTGCCGCATGAAAAGAAGGCTTGGTTTGTTCATGACCGCTTCGGCCTTTTCGTGCACTGGGGTCTCTACTCGCTGCCGGCGAGGCACGAATGGGTGAAAAGCCGCGAAGAGCTGAGCGACGCCGACTATCAGAACTATTTCGACCATTTCGATCCGGATCTTTACGATCCCCGCGACTGGGCCCGGCGCGCCCGCGCCGCAGGCATGAAATATGTCGTGCTGACCTCCAAGCACCATGAAGGCTTTTGTCTCTGGGATACCAAGACCACCGACTACAAGGTAACCAACACGCCCTACGGACGGGATCTGCTTCTTCCCTTCGTCAAGGCGTTTCGAGCCGAGGGACTGAAGATAGGCTTCTACTATTCGCTGATCGACTGGCACCATCCAGATTTCACGATCGACCCGCGGCATCCTCAGCGCAACCATCCCGATGCCGTGAAAATCAATGAAGGGCGCGACATTCGTCGCTATGCCGGCGTCATGCGCGAACAGGTCCGCGAACTGCTTACCGACTTCGGACCGGTCGATGTCATGTGGTTCGACTTCTCCTACCCGCAGTGGAAGCAGGGCGATCTCGTCGGCAAAGGACAGAAGGACTGGGAGAGCGAAACGCTGGTACGCCTGGTGCGCGAACTGGCGCCGGATACGATCATCAACAACCGGCTCGATCTTGCCGACCTCGTGCCCGATATCGTGACGCCGGAGCAATATGTGCCACGTGCCTGGCCTGAACGAGACGGCAAACGGATGACCTGGGAGGCGTGCCACACCTTCAGCGGCTCATGGGGTTATCACCGGGACGAGGATAGTTGGAAAAGCCCCGAGCAGCTGATCCAGCTCCTGATCGGCAGTGTGGCGATGGGCGGTAACTTGCTGATGAACGTCGGTCCGACGGCGCGCGGCACGCTTGATGATCGCGCCAAGGCTGCGCTCGGCGCCTATGAAGAATGGATCGCGCTGCATGGGCGCAGCATCTATGGATGCACGCAGTCTGAGTTCTTGGCGCCGCTCGACTGCAGGCTGACGCAAAATGGCAGCCGGCTCTACATCCACCTCTTCAACTGGCCGTTCCGTCACCTGCATTTCGACGCGCTGGCGGGCAAGATCGAGTATGCCCAGTTTCTACATGATGGCAGCGAGGTGACCTGGCTCAAGCCATCCGGAAATACCCTTTGGAAGAACAGCCAGTTTCCCGTCGGCGAAGATGCCATAAGCTTCGTATTGCCGGTACGCCGCCCGTCGGTCACCGTGCCGGTCATTGAAGTCTTCCTGAAGACCTGA
- a CDS encoding YybH family protein has protein sequence MPQKDIAAIAKDAHDRWNQAFNSGDSASIAALYTEDATVLPHTHAIVKGQAAISDFWAGMISAGVKDHGIELLEAHDGGDIAYSSGKWWASGLGEDGKEQRYEGTIVTIFRKQRDGSWKTCLHTWN, from the coding sequence ATGCCGCAAAAGGATATCGCCGCGATAGCCAAGGACGCTCACGACCGCTGGAATCAAGCTTTCAACAGTGGAGATTCAGCTTCGATAGCGGCACTCTACACCGAAGACGCAACCGTTCTGCCGCACACTCATGCAATCGTAAAAGGGCAGGCGGCAATCTCCGACTTCTGGGCCGGAATGATCTCGGCCGGGGTCAAAGACCACGGGATTGAACTGCTGGAAGCCCATGACGGGGGTGACATTGCCTATTCCAGCGGCAAGTGGTGGGCGTCCGGTCTGGGAGAAGACGGAAAGGAGCAACGCTACGAGGGCACGATCGTCACGATCTTCAGAAAACAACGCGACGGTTCCTGGAAGACGTGCCTGCACACATGGAACTGA